The following proteins are encoded in a genomic region of Actinomadura sp. NAK00032:
- a CDS encoding ABC transporter ATP-binding protein has product MTDVVLDGVDKVYPGGHTAVRKVRLRINDGELFVLLGPSGCGKSTILRMIAGLEEITGGDLWLNGSVANDLPPRERNVAMVFQEGALYPHRTVKGNMMFPLEVSGDDRAEASAKVVELARALGLNTMIDRLPRTLSGGQRQRAAIGRALIREPSLFLMDEPLSSLDAGLRTELRVEIAALVRSTGTTTVYVTHDQVEAMTMADRMAVLRDGVLEDVGTPEQIYEDPATVFVAAFLSSPPINLLQATLWAIEGEGLLLDFGPQRLTVPWDDPRASALISHHGQGVIVGIRPDTLMPIAPGAPAPHGSVLSGQVRALEFHGHEWLAYAEAGIPTIDASEVGRPPRAPSHDAEPAGWRDRLREMLGKPAPDEGVPEEHAGHHRRSDLVFRIAPGDRPDRGDHVALTVDFDRVLFFGADGRRVTPVQR; this is encoded by the coding sequence ATGACGGATGTTGTGCTCGACGGCGTCGACAAGGTGTATCCGGGCGGGCACACCGCCGTCCGCAAGGTCCGCCTGCGCATCAACGACGGCGAGCTGTTCGTCCTGCTCGGTCCGTCCGGCTGCGGCAAGTCGACCATCCTGCGGATGATCGCGGGGCTGGAGGAGATCACCGGCGGCGACCTGTGGCTGAACGGCAGCGTCGCCAACGACCTGCCGCCGCGCGAGCGCAACGTCGCCATGGTCTTCCAGGAGGGGGCGCTCTACCCGCACCGCACGGTCAAGGGGAACATGATGTTCCCGCTGGAGGTCTCGGGCGACGACCGCGCCGAGGCGAGCGCGAAGGTCGTCGAGCTGGCCCGCGCGCTGGGCCTCAACACGATGATCGACCGGCTGCCCCGCACGCTGTCCGGCGGCCAGCGCCAGCGCGCCGCGATCGGCCGGGCGCTCATCCGCGAGCCGTCGCTGTTCCTGATGGACGAGCCGCTGTCCAGCCTGGACGCGGGGCTGCGCACCGAGCTGCGGGTCGAGATCGCCGCGCTGGTCCGCTCCACCGGCACCACCACCGTGTACGTCACCCACGACCAGGTCGAGGCCATGACGATGGCCGACCGCATGGCGGTGCTGCGCGACGGCGTCCTGGAGGACGTCGGCACCCCCGAGCAGATCTACGAGGACCCGGCGACGGTGTTCGTGGCCGCGTTCCTCAGCTCCCCGCCGATCAACCTGCTGCAGGCCACCCTGTGGGCCATCGAGGGCGAGGGGCTGCTGCTGGACTTCGGCCCGCAGCGGCTGACCGTGCCGTGGGACGACCCGCGCGCGTCCGCGCTGATCAGCCACCACGGCCAGGGGGTGATCGTCGGGATCCGGCCGGACACCCTGATGCCGATCGCGCCGGGCGCCCCCGCGCCGCACGGGTCGGTGCTGTCCGGGCAGGTCCGGGCGCTGGAGTTCCACGGGCACGAGTGGCTCGCCTACGCCGAGGCGGGCATCCCCACGATCGACGCCTCCGAGGTCGGGCGGCCGCCGCGCGCGCCGTCCCACGACGCCGAGCCCGCCGGCTGGCGGGACCGGCTGCGCGAGATGCTCGGCAAGCCGGCCCCGGACGAGGGCGTCCCCGAGGAGCACGCCGGCCACCACCGGCGCTCCGACCTGGTATTCCGCATCGCGCCCGGCGACCGTCCCGACCGCGGCGACCACGTGGCGCTGACCGTCGACTTCGACCGCGTGCTGTTCTTCGGCGCCGACGGCCGCCGCGTCACCCCCGTCCAGCGCTGA
- the dnaG gene encoding DNA primase produces the protein MAGRIRNEDIALVRERASIDAVIGEYLQLRSAGGGNLKGLCPFHDEKSPSFNVTPSRGLYFCFGCEAGGDVIKFVQEIEHLSFSEAVERLAAQAGIQLRYEEGGGRGPRQDGGQRARLIEAHKAAAEYYTGQLASPEGAIGRTFLSERGFEAADAARFGVGFAPREWEGLVRHLRGRGFADRDIVAGGLAKEGRRGPMDRFRGRLMWPIRDLSGDVIGFGARRLYEDDDGPKYLNTPESPLFHKGSVLYGADLAKKEIARRRQAVVVEGYTDVMACHLAGVPTAIATCGTAFGDDHIKVLRRLLMDQDEFRGEVIFTFDGDAAGRKAALRAFDDEQKFVSQTFVAVQPDGLDPCDLRIRHGDAAVRDLVAARLPLFEFAVRSAIEQHDLDTVEGRLAALDAAAPVVAAIKDRSRRHMYAVNLDRWLGIMDEQFVLRRVRELANRRHARAQAGRSPAANGHPGRPGGGAERNGNGPRAEARPPQRPAFDPSDPEVQRERELLKLAVQRPALLGPAFDEVPAEAFIAPPHAAVRAVIAVAGGTAAAGGVAEWVALLLESAPNDQVRDLLTKLGVEPVRSAQDSDDRYAGELLARIQERQLTRMIADAKSKLGRLNPAESQEEYHKLFGDLVALEQQRRVLRERGLGSQ, from the coding sequence GTGGCAGGCCGGATTCGCAATGAGGACATCGCACTCGTCCGTGAGCGCGCGTCCATCGACGCCGTGATCGGCGAGTACCTGCAGCTGCGCAGCGCGGGCGGTGGAAACCTCAAGGGCCTGTGCCCCTTCCACGACGAGAAGTCCCCGTCGTTCAACGTGACCCCCTCGCGCGGCCTGTACTTCTGCTTCGGCTGCGAGGCGGGCGGCGACGTCATCAAGTTCGTCCAGGAGATCGAGCACCTGTCGTTCTCCGAGGCGGTCGAGCGGCTCGCCGCCCAGGCCGGCATCCAGCTCCGCTACGAGGAGGGCGGCGGGCGCGGCCCCCGGCAGGACGGCGGCCAGCGCGCCCGCCTGATCGAGGCCCACAAGGCCGCCGCCGAGTACTACACCGGGCAGCTGGCGTCCCCCGAGGGGGCGATCGGGCGCACGTTCCTGTCCGAGCGGGGCTTCGAGGCCGCCGACGCCGCCCGGTTCGGCGTCGGGTTCGCGCCCCGCGAGTGGGAGGGGCTCGTCCGGCACCTGCGCGGCCGCGGGTTCGCCGACCGCGACATCGTCGCCGGCGGCCTCGCCAAGGAGGGCCGGCGCGGCCCGATGGACCGCTTCCGCGGCCGGCTGATGTGGCCCATCCGCGACCTGTCCGGCGACGTCATCGGGTTCGGCGCGCGCCGCCTCTACGAGGACGACGACGGCCCCAAGTACCTGAACACCCCCGAGTCGCCGCTCTTCCACAAGGGGTCGGTGCTGTACGGCGCCGACCTGGCGAAGAAGGAGATCGCGCGGCGCCGGCAGGCCGTCGTGGTCGAGGGCTACACCGACGTGATGGCCTGCCACCTCGCGGGCGTCCCGACCGCGATCGCCACCTGCGGGACGGCGTTCGGCGACGACCACATCAAGGTGCTGCGCCGGCTGCTGATGGACCAGGACGAGTTCCGCGGCGAGGTGATCTTCACCTTCGACGGCGACGCGGCCGGCCGGAAGGCGGCGCTGCGCGCGTTCGACGACGAGCAGAAGTTCGTCTCGCAGACCTTCGTGGCCGTCCAGCCGGACGGGCTCGACCCCTGCGACCTGCGGATCCGGCACGGCGACGCGGCGGTGCGCGACCTGGTCGCGGCCCGGCTGCCGCTGTTCGAGTTCGCGGTGCGCAGCGCGATCGAGCAGCACGACCTCGACACCGTCGAGGGGCGGCTCGCCGCGCTGGACGCGGCGGCCCCGGTCGTCGCCGCCATCAAGGACCGCTCGCGCCGGCACATGTACGCCGTCAACCTCGACCGCTGGCTCGGCATCATGGACGAGCAGTTCGTGCTGCGCCGCGTCCGCGAACTGGCGAACCGCCGGCACGCCCGCGCCCAGGCCGGACGCTCCCCGGCCGCAAACGGCCACCCCGGCCGGCCGGGCGGCGGCGCCGAGCGGAACGGGAACGGCCCCCGCGCCGAGGCGCGGCCGCCGCAGCGGCCCGCGTTCGACCCGTCCGACCCGGAGGTCCAGCGCGAGCGGGAGCTGCTGAAGCTCGCGGTGCAGCGCCCGGCGCTGCTCGGCCCGGCGTTCGACGAGGTTCCGGCCGAGGCGTTCATCGCGCCGCCGCACGCGGCGGTGCGCGCGGTGATCGCGGTGGCGGGCGGCACGGCCGCGGCCGGCGGCGTCGCCGAGTGGGTCGCCCTGCTGCTGGAGAGCGCCCCGAACGACCAGGTCAGGGATCTGCTCACCAAGCTCGGCGTGGAGCCGGTGCGGTCCGCCCAGGATTCGGACGACCGCTATGCCGGGGAACTGCTGGCCCGGATTCAGGAGCGCCAGCTCACCCGCATGATCGCGGACGCGAAATCTAAACTCGGGCGGCTGAATCCGGCCGAGTCGCAGGAGGAATACCACAAGCTCTTCGGCGATCTTGTCGCGCTTGAGCAGCAGCGACGGGTGTTGCGCGAGCGAGGGCTTGGATCACAGTAA
- the rpoD gene encoding RNA polymerase sigma factor RpoD — MADLVARGRERGGVTVEDVAAALDRSDLPDDSLERVVRMLAEQGVEVLESQQETEDVTRADEGDLGKRAPTSDLVRIYLREIGRVPLLTAEEEVELAKSIEAGLFAEEKMARTAVLARGELIDLELLSREGVRAKQRLIEANLRLVVSIAKRYVGRGMLFLDLIQEGNLGLIRAVEKFDYTKGFKFSTYATWWIRQAITRAIADQARTIRIPVHMVETINKLVRVQRQMHQDLGREPTPEEIGLEMGLSPVRVVEIQRIAQEPVSLQSPIGEEDSDLGDFIEDADAVVPIEAAAFILLQDQLEDILGTLSDREQRIIQLRFGLADGHPRTLEEVGREFGVTRERIRQIESKTLAKLRHPSRAQMLREYLE; from the coding sequence GTGGCGGACCTCGTCGCACGCGGCAGAGAGCGCGGCGGTGTGACCGTCGAGGACGTCGCTGCCGCGCTCGATCGCTCGGACTTGCCGGACGACTCGCTGGAGCGGGTCGTGCGGATGCTCGCGGAGCAGGGGGTGGAGGTCCTCGAATCCCAGCAGGAGACCGAGGACGTCACGCGAGCGGACGAGGGAGACCTCGGCAAGCGGGCGCCGACGAGCGACCTGGTTCGGATCTACCTGAGAGAGATCGGTCGCGTACCGCTGCTCACGGCAGAAGAAGAAGTAGAACTGGCGAAATCGATCGAGGCGGGACTGTTCGCCGAGGAGAAGATGGCGCGTACCGCCGTCCTCGCCCGCGGCGAGCTGATCGACCTCGAACTGCTCTCCCGCGAGGGCGTGCGGGCGAAGCAACGGCTGATCGAGGCCAACCTGCGGCTGGTGGTCTCGATCGCGAAACGGTACGTCGGCCGGGGAATGCTCTTCCTCGACCTGATCCAGGAGGGAAATCTCGGACTCATCCGTGCGGTCGAGAAATTCGACTACACCAAGGGGTTCAAGTTCTCGACCTACGCCACCTGGTGGATCCGGCAGGCGATCACCCGGGCGATCGCCGACCAGGCCCGGACGATCCGGATCCCGGTCCACATGGTGGAGACGATCAACAAGCTGGTGCGGGTGCAGCGGCAGATGCACCAGGACCTCGGCCGGGAGCCGACGCCCGAGGAGATCGGCCTGGAGATGGGGCTGTCGCCCGTCCGGGTCGTGGAGATCCAGCGGATCGCCCAGGAGCCGGTCTCGCTGCAGTCGCCGATCGGCGAGGAGGACTCCGACCTCGGCGACTTCATCGAGGACGCGGACGCCGTCGTGCCGATCGAGGCCGCGGCGTTCATCCTGCTCCAGGACCAGCTGGAGGACATCCTCGGCACCCTGTCGGACCGGGAGCAGCGCATCATCCAGCTCCGGTTCGGCCTGGCGGACGGCCATCCGCGCACCCTGGAGGAGGTGGGCCGCGAGTTCGGCGTGACCCGCGAGCGGATCCGCCAGATCGAGTCCAAGACGCTGGCGAAGCTGCGCCACCCGTCGCGCGCGCAGATGCTCCGCGAGTATCTGGAGTGA
- a CDS encoding PLP-dependent aminotransferase family protein, producing MDLHVSLVGRRDLAGQIYAQLRAAILDGRLRAGEAVPPTRELARRLAISRNTVAAAYDRLAAEGFVASRIGAGTFVREAGSAARGAPAASPLRPRARWDEVAVWPRPMPGIRWDFRAGLPDAALFPYEAWRRIMAGLLRPSALGDPAAAGDPAGLPALREAIARHVGVSRSVRAGGRDIVVTSGTQQALDLIVRVLLEPGDTVAVEDPGYPPVRMLLAAAGMRVRGVPVDAEGLRVDALPDDARAVYVTPSHQFPLGMPMSLPRRRALLDWARRRDTVIVEDDYDTEYRYGGRPVEPLQSLDEDGRVLYTGTFSKIMRPVLRLGFLVAPPSLHRAFRMARYVSSWHAELPAQAALARFIDEGLLVRHIRRSRRAYRARHERVAELLPELFGDRLAVVPAEAGLHLSAVLPAGTDDAAIAARALGAGVGLFPLSEFAVTGPAVPGLVFGYGAVELPAIEAGLRRLRAVAGG from the coding sequence GTGGACCTGCATGTGAGCCTGGTGGGCCGCCGAGACCTCGCCGGGCAGATCTACGCGCAGCTGCGCGCCGCGATCCTGGACGGGCGGCTGCGCGCCGGGGAGGCGGTGCCCCCGACGCGGGAGCTGGCGCGGCGGCTCGCGATCTCCCGCAACACGGTCGCGGCCGCCTACGACCGGCTCGCCGCCGAGGGCTTCGTGGCGAGCCGGATCGGCGCCGGGACGTTCGTCCGGGAGGCCGGGTCGGCCGCGCGGGGCGCCCCGGCGGCCTCGCCGCTGCGGCCCCGGGCGCGCTGGGACGAGGTGGCGGTGTGGCCCCGGCCGATGCCCGGGATCAGATGGGACTTCCGCGCCGGGCTGCCCGACGCGGCGCTGTTCCCCTACGAGGCGTGGCGGCGGATCATGGCGGGCCTGCTGCGGCCCTCGGCGCTCGGCGACCCCGCCGCGGCGGGCGACCCGGCGGGGCTGCCCGCGCTGCGCGAGGCCATCGCCCGGCACGTCGGGGTCTCCCGGTCGGTGCGCGCCGGCGGCCGCGACATCGTGGTCACCTCGGGGACGCAGCAGGCGCTCGACCTGATCGTCCGGGTGCTCCTCGAACCGGGCGACACGGTGGCCGTCGAGGACCCGGGCTACCCGCCCGTCCGGATGCTGCTGGCCGCCGCCGGGATGCGGGTCCGGGGCGTGCCGGTCGACGCGGAGGGGCTGCGGGTGGACGCGCTCCCCGACGACGCGCGGGCCGTGTACGTCACGCCGTCCCACCAGTTCCCGCTGGGCATGCCGATGTCGCTGCCGCGCCGCCGGGCCCTGCTGGACTGGGCGCGCCGCCGCGACACGGTGATCGTCGAGGACGACTACGACACCGAGTACCGGTACGGGGGGCGCCCGGTCGAGCCGCTGCAGAGCCTGGACGAGGACGGCCGCGTGCTCTACACCGGCACCTTCTCCAAGATCATGCGGCCGGTGCTGCGGCTCGGGTTCCTGGTGGCGCCGCCGTCCCTGCACCGCGCGTTCCGGATGGCGCGGTACGTCTCGTCCTGGCACGCCGAGCTGCCGGCGCAGGCGGCGCTCGCCCGGTTCATCGACGAGGGCCTGCTCGTCCGGCACATCCGCAGGTCGCGGCGCGCGTACCGGGCCCGGCACGAGCGCGTCGCCGAGCTGCTCCCGGAGCTGTTCGGCGACCGGCTCGCGGTCGTCCCGGCGGAGGCGGGGCTGCACCTGAGCGCCGTCCTGCCGGCCGGGACCGACGACGCCGCGATCGCCGCGCGGGCGCTCGGCGCGGGCGTCGGGCTGTTCCCGCTGTCGGAGTTCGCGGTCACCGGGCCGGCGGTCCCCGGGCTGGTCTTCGGGTACGGCGCGGTGGAGCTGCCCGCGATCGAGGCGGGGCTGCGCAGGCTGCGCGCGGTGGCCGGCGGCTGA
- a CDS encoding YbjQ family protein: MLIVTTDGVPGHEIRSVLGEVLATALQADPGDQGGAPQAGRPGSSATFRVTGERPAVGLAAARREAVDRLGEEARRRGGNTVVGMRFDTAAVAGGFEVCAYGTAVWAEPAGRQRDQAPQYQQRQPPQQGQLPPYGDPQPGGPPMAARNLTMGIQDRPR; the protein is encoded by the coding sequence ATGCTGATCGTGACGACTGACGGGGTGCCGGGGCACGAGATCAGGAGCGTGCTCGGGGAGGTCCTCGCGACGGCCCTCCAGGCCGATCCGGGCGACCAGGGCGGCGCGCCGCAGGCCGGCCGGCCCGGGAGCAGCGCGACGTTCCGGGTGACGGGGGAGCGGCCGGCGGTCGGCCTCGCCGCGGCGCGCCGCGAGGCGGTGGACCGGCTCGGCGAGGAGGCGCGCCGCCGGGGCGGCAACACCGTGGTCGGGATGCGCTTCGACACCGCCGCGGTGGCCGGCGGCTTCGAGGTCTGCGCGTACGGGACGGCCGTCTGGGCCGAGCCCGCGGGCCGGCAGCGCGACCAGGCGCCGCAGTACCAGCAGCGCCAGCCCCCGCAGCAGGGCCAGCTCCCGCCGTACGGGGACCCGCAGCCGGGCGGCCCGCCGATGGCCGCGCGCAACCTCACGATGGGGATCCAGGACCGGCCCCGCTGA